A part of Rattus rattus isolate New Zealand chromosome 6, Rrattus_CSIRO_v1, whole genome shotgun sequence genomic DNA contains:
- the LOC116902938 gene encoding LOW QUALITY PROTEIN: igE-binding protein-like (The sequence of the model RefSeq protein was modified relative to this genomic sequence to represent the inferred CDS: substituted 1 base at 1 genomic stop codon): protein KLSMIFPIFETPEGGRVHAPVEYNQIKELAESVRKYGVTVNFTLTQLHRLAMTALTPADWQMIANAALASMGQYMEWKALWYEAAQTQARANATALIPEQQEWTFELLTGQGRFAADQSAYHWGAYAQVSSTAIRAWKALSRRGGIDNQLTKVVQGPQENFSDFVARMTEAAGRIFGDPEQAAPLIEQLVFEQATQECRAAIAPRRNKGLQDWLRVCRELGGPLTNSGLAAAILQSQRCPVKGMDKDHAFNVGKQAIXKRDCRMTKKRQGSETLCVRCGKGYHRADQCRSVRNIKGKLLPPLETRPNEMSKNGLVGPRSQGPQRYGNHFHRATTPAEEVPQEATQNWTCVPPQTSF, encoded by the coding sequence aagctgagtatgatatttcctatctttgagactccagagggaggacgggtccatgcccctgttgaatataatcagattaaggaattagcggaatcagttagaaagtatggagtcacggtcaactttactctaacacaactccacaggttggccatgacagcattgacaccagctgattggcagatgattgctaatgcagcccttgccagcatgggccaatacatggaatggaaagcgctctggtatgaggcagcccaaacacaggccagagcgaatgctacggccttaatacctgagcaacaagaatggactttcgaactcttaacaggacagggtcgctttgcagctgatcagtctgcttaccactggggcgcctatgctcaggtctccagcacggctattagagcctggaaggcactgtccaggagaggagggattgataatcaacttacaaaagttgttcagggaccccaggaaaatttctcagattttgtagctagaatgacagaggctgcaggacgaatctttggcgatcctgaacaagcagcaccactTATAGAACAGCTCGTTTtcgagcaagccacccaggagtgccgaGCAGCCATAGCCCCCcgaagaaataaagggctacaggattggcttagagtCTGCAGGGAACTTGGAGGGCCCCTTACTAACTCAGGCCTGGCGGCCGCCATTCTCCAGTCCCAGCGATGCCCCGTTAAAGGGATGGAtaaagatcatgctttcaatgtgggaaaacaggccatctaaaaaagagactgcaggatgacaaAAAAGAGACAGGGGTCTGAAACCCTCTGTGTCCGATGTGGCAAAGGCTACCATAGGGCTGACCAGTGCCGATCAGTGAGAAACATTAAAGGCAAACTACTCCCTCCTTTGGAGACTCGacctaatgagatgtcaaaaaacGGGCTGGTGGGCCCCCGgtcccagggccctcaaagaTATGGGAACCACTTTCACAGGGCCACGACCCCAGCAGAGGAGGTCCCCCAAGAGGCGACACAAAATTGGACCTGCGTGCCgcctcagacttctttctaa